One part of the Lytechinus pictus isolate F3 Inbred chromosome 3, Lp3.0, whole genome shotgun sequence genome encodes these proteins:
- the LOC129257751 gene encoding microtubule-associated protein 2-like, giving the protein MHIYIYANNQDTITSYHHRGLDPFASPDDQPMPQAELPAVQNIYDLQSSWPQQPHVDNGDTLRQPEEHLNQEETIPAKEIDVGFDDERDQECPDETQGYPYAEQNLKEGPKDQVGDSGSGCYIEQEVVEKQQGIPVDQEDPYGIDRVDHVEEDDFETEEDTTQESLNLNLQKAATGTAEATDAKGDLLQQIHLNQQLATADGNVEQVIEKESIDEEQHLNLQEAVVGTALATEVTGDHLDTQEVMDDTAEQVIGKEKDTEEEHLNAKEVSAVDHIKQKDFGTEKETVHDHLEPLEAEITDNIKQEYSDKEEDLPKDIVDSFEATPDNLEQAHFKSEGETQEGLVDSYETTKIDTPEQKDIEEEREITKAYQDPYDVTDANQQVTTTLQQEPIQTSGDPGLNENEEVQAPAEVYQDYALGTVEAAPTNEQEVHVDQKELQEESTQEYPSEKEDYVEKVKEEDITHLSEVIDIGKDSENQDMERMEGASHDPQGSVSLIEPTFTQKPMHSEEQVEREAIGLENQVETEEEQEPEELLDPYAPENADMAESAVTLHSEDSELLGDQPAQQDIIPQEYNDTSLIGAEVGTKETGFGSSEMTPSEDKDVADKHEMLQDDVDFTKTLDNQAEGGNMQLEMPTDPIDAVFKANSQENLLGLDPEAAVCETKQDEPPSENLEPVLEGDQQVTTSKSLEQTDEATILTEEAQSGVVHEPINFPSDEREDVHVDLSNVQDTVVSTTVDAESFQSGSVIESPDSLVSRGLSEVDIEPSQQSAEYTSIQDVPDNVQESGHYDGGECQEEIIGADKSAEQQVESSRSEEEYENETSEPTSQGKAANLPLLDLGDGPVQSLSIADADQSPGQRSFEGSFSPIEDNVAVSLALEDQSHVVESKDQEESDDDAHTETTEVETEVHEDKVEQEIQHEEESTYNTLKEVPTKAGGSDEVSYDKILDEGKDASEAAESQMTSSNIDNDGLVPDHAEISPENPDTMQTKVETYLDDNEKTSEEYNQDHHPQLPEDSMARADVEIEESMNISAAAEASQEVSPEVGDQETPDIVMQEYSEEVEAEQKLHAIPDVSTDATLQNTADKLLGEPEVADALILERSRGSATPPNTPEVVSSSPPEMITEPHQELVREPIRREREAVGDQITSEAEQLALYDDQVVQSEQKQEPPAEEPIQQVDEKLAPEEHHPAASISEDKQSCTEVTAPTIPLSVQTPEVPKAAPAHVKAKDGNMKSSPAKQRKSKAPTDVRSPSKKTIPSAAPKSKSAGKPKGSETPKKTAAPSRSQPKATAPADQKETTKAPSKSPAKIPSRTPTKLPAAKAPVKASPKVSAPSPARPTSAKKTPGQASVGVTHTRPKTVPPKMDSKLSESKPKQDKVKMSGVKQKTVTTVTKTTHTEVKSAKSSPRKSADGDSPRVRHSPGRNGVSSKIGSLDNSRHSPGGGNVRIQSEKANYSKVQSRCGSLGNATHKAGGGNVKIFDEKVDFRTRANSRVGSLDNAHHSPGGGNVQILHDPVTFSKSASRVGSLENTHHSPHGGKVKILHDPVAFPKSSVSSKIGSLDNAQHSPGGGNVKIASSSVDFSKKAKSKIGSLDNAHHSPKGGNVKILNQSSDFSKSAKSKVGSLDNATHTPGGGNVKILNQSTDYSKTVKSKIGSLDNATHSPGGGKVKIENKKVDFSKKVTSKIGSLNNATHKPGGGNVKIEKKKLDFKEKAASKIGSKDNIKHQAGGGQVKIENKKLDFKEKAASKVGSKDNIEHKPGGGQVKIQEEKLEFKSKASSKVGSLDNASHKPGGGEVQILDEKVDFSATAQSKVGSLDNADHQPTGGDVKIFDEKPTFQHVSPRTDDGIH; this is encoded by the exons atgcatatatatatatatgcaaacaACCAAGATACTATTACCTCATATCATCACAGAGGTTTAG ATCCATTTGCCTCACCAGATGACCAGCCTATGCCCCAGGCAGAATTGCCAGCAGTACAGAATATCTATGATCTTCAATCCTCTTGGCCACAACAACCGCATGTAGATAATGGAGACACTCTAAGGCAGCCAGAGGAACATCTAAACCAAGAGGAAACCATTCCCGCAAAAGAAATTGATGTTGGATTTGATGACGAAAGAGACCAAGAGTGCCCAGACGAGACACAAGGTTACCCTTATGCTGAACAGAATTTAAAGGAAGGCCCAAAAGACCAAGTTGGTGATTCTGGAAGTGGGTGTTATATAGAACAGGAAGTTGTTGAAAAACAGCAGGGGATACCTGTAGATCAAGAAGATCCATACGGTATAGACAGGGTAGATCATGTTGAGGAGGATGACTTTGAGACCGAAGAAGATACTACCCAGGAGAGTCTGAATCTTAATCTTCAAAAAGCAGCCACAGGAACAGCTGAAGCGACAGATGCAAAAGGTGACCTTCTACAACAAATCCACCTAAATCAACAATTAGCAACAGCAGATGGTAATGTTGAGCAGGTTATTGAAAAGGAAAGTATTGATGAAGAACAACATCTAAATCTTCAAGAAGCAGTAGTAGGAACAGCACTAGCAACAGAAGTGACAGGAGATCATCTAGATACGCAAGAAGTGATGGATGATACTGCAGAACAGGTTATTGGAAAGGAAAAGGACACTGAAGAAGAACATCTAAATGCCAAAGAAGTGTCTGCAGTGGACCATATAAAACAGAAGGATTTTGGTACAGAAAAGGAAACTGTCCATGATCATTTAGAACCTTTAGAAGCAGAAATAACTGATAACATTAAACAGGAATATTCTGATAAAGAAGAGGATCTACCAAAGGATATTGTAGATTCATTTGAAGCGACTCCTGATAATTTAGAGCAGGCTCATTTTAAAAGTGAGGGGGAAACCCAAGAGGGTTTAGTTGATTCTTATGAAACCACAAAAATAGACACTCCAGAGcaaaaagatattgaagaagaaagagaaattaCAAAAGCATACCAAGATCCTTATGATGTTACTGATGCTAATCAGCAAGTAACAACTACATTGCAACAAGAACCCATACAAACCAGTGGAGATCCAGGACTAAATGAAAACGAAGAGGTACAAGCACCTGCGGAAGTCTACCAGGATTATGCACTAGGGACCGTTGAAGCAGCCCCTACAAATGAACAAGAAGTTCATGTAGATCAGAAGGAGTTACAGGAAGAGAGTACACAAGAATACCCATCAGAGAAAGAAGATTATGTTGAGAAGGTGAAAGAAGAAGATATCACACATCTCAGTGAAGTGATTGACATAGGGAAAGATTCAGAAAATCAAGATATGGAGCGAATGGAAGGTGCCTCACATGACCCACAGGGCAGTGTGTCCCTAATAGAACCTACATTTACACAGAAGCCAATGCATTCTGAAGAGCAAGTTGAAAGAGAAGCTATAGGATTAGAGAACCAAGTAGAGActgaagaagaacaagaaccaGAAGAGCTCCTAGACCCATATGCCCCTGAAAATGCTGATATGGCTGAATCAGCAGTCACTTTACATTCTGAAGATTCAGAACTGCTTGGAGACCAGCCAGCTCAACAAGAcattattccacaagaatataATGATACATCATTGATAGGAGCAGAAGTTGGTACCAAAGAGACTGGATTTGGATCTTCAGAAATGACTCCATCTGAGGATAAGGATGTAGCAGATAAACATGAAATGCTTCAAGATGATGTTGATTTTACTAAAACCCTAGATAACCAGGCAGAGGGTGGAAATATGCAACTAGAAATGCCAACAGACCCGATTGATGCTGTGTTTAAGGCAAACTCACAAGAAAATCTATTGGGGCTTGATCCCGAAGCTGCAGTTTGTGAAACAAAGCAAGATGAGCCTCCTTCTGAAAACTTAGAACCAGTACTTGAGGGTGATCAACAAGTCACCACATCAAAGTCTTTAGAACAGACTGATGAGGCAACTATACTGACTGAAGAAGCTCAGTCAGGAGTGGTCCATGAACCAATTAATTTTCCTTCAGATGAGAGAGAAGATGTCCACGTTGATCTTTCAAATGTTCAGGATACTGTTGTGTCTACTACAGTTGATGCAGAGTCTTTCCAAAGTGGAAGTGTTATAGAGTCGCCAGATTCACTTGTATCTCGAGGTCTTTCAGAAGTTGATATTGAGCCTTCCCAGCAAAGTGCTGAATATACTTCCATCCAAGATGTTCCTGACAATGTCCAAGAGAGTGGTCATTACGATGGTGGTGAATGTCAAGAAGAAATAATAGGAGCTGACAAATCTGCAGAACAACAAGTAGAATCCAGCAGAAGTGAAGAAGagtatgaaaatgaaacatCAGAGCCCACTTCTCAGGGCAAAGCAGCCAATTTGCCACTCCTGGACTTGGGTGATGGTCCTGTGCAGAGTTTATCCATTGCAGATGCCGACCAATCTCCTGGCCAGCGATCATTTGAAGGATCATTCTCTCCCATTGAGGATAATGTTGCAGTTTCCTTGGCCTTAGAGGATCAGTCTCATGTGGTAGAAAGTAAGGATCAGGAAGAAAGTGATGACGATGCTCATACTGAGACCACAGAGGTAGAAACGGAAGTGCATGAAGACAAGGTTGAACAAGAAATTCAACATGAGGAAGAATCAACATACAATACTCTTAAAGAAGTGCCTACTAAAGCTGGTGGATCTGATGAAGTATCCTATGACAAAATCTTAGATGAAGGAAAGGATGCTAGTGAAGCTGCCGAATCTCAAATGACTAGTTCCAATATAGATAATGATGGCCTTGTCCCAGATCATGCAGAAATCTCACCTGAAAACCCTGATACTATGCAAACAAAGGTGGAGACATATttagatgataatgaaaaaacaagTGAGGAATACAACCAGGACCATCACCCTCAGCTACCAGAAGACTCCATGGCTAGGGCTGATGTTGAAATAGAGGAAAGTATGAACATCTCTGCTGCGGCGGAAGCTTCCCAAGAAGTATCTCCTGAGGTTGGTGATCAAGAAACACCAGACATAGTAATGCAGGAATATTCAGAAGAAGTGGAAGCTGAGCAAAAGTTACATGCTATCCCAGATGTTTCCACAGATGCTACACTGCAGAACACTGCTGATAAACTACTCGGAGAGCCAGAAGTGGCTGATGCACTTATTTTGGAAAGATCCAGGGGAAGTGCTACACCTCCTAACACACCTGAAGTAGTATCATCCTCTCCTCCGGAAATGATTACAGAACCTCATCAGGAATTGGTTCGGGAGCCTATTCGAAGAGAACGTGAAGCAGTTGGTGATCAAATAACTTCTGAAGCTGAGCAGCTTGCACTCTATGATGACCAGGTAGTTCAATCTGAACAAAAGCAAGAACCTCCAGCAGAAGAACCTATTCAACAAGTAGATGAAAAATTGGCACCAGAGGAACACCATCCTGCTGCTTCCATAAGTGAAGACAAACAATCTTGCACAGAAGTCACTGCACCAACTATTCCCTTAAGTGTGCAGACTCCAGAGGTACCGAAAGCTGCACCTGCACATGTTAAAGCCAAGGATGGAAACATGAAATCCAGTCCAGCTAAGCAAAGGAAATCTAAAGCTCCAACTGATGTCAGATCACCTTCTAAAAAGACCATCCCATCTGCAGCACCAAAATCAAAATCGGCTGGTAAACCAAAAGGATCTGAGACACCAAAGAAAACAGCAGCTCCTTCAAGATCACAACCAAAAGCAACTGCTCCAGCAGATCAAAAGGAAACAACAAAAGCACCATCGAAGTCCCCAGCAAAGATACCTTCAAGGACACCAACAAAGTTACCAGCGGCTAAGGCACCAGTAAAGGCTTCTCCTAAGGTCTCAGCACCTTCTCCAGCTAGGCCCACATCAGCCAAAAAGACTCCAGGACAAGCTTCTGTTGGTGTCACACATACAAGACCGAAAACAGTTCCTCCAAAGATGGATTCAAAGCTTAGTGAAAGTAAACCAAAGCAAGATAAG GTCAAGATGTCAGGAGTGAAGCAGAAGACAGTTACTACGGTAACCAAGACCACACATACAGAAGTAAAATCTGCAAAGTCATCACCAAGAAAATCAG CTGATGGAGATTCTCCACGAGTCAGGCATTCTCCAGGGCGGAATGGTGTCTCATCAAAGATAGGCTCTCTAGACAACAGCAGGCATTCACCTGGAGGAGGAAAT GTGAGGATTCAGTCAGAGAAAGCCAACTACAGCAAGGTGCAGTCAAGATGTGGTTCCCTTGGCAACGCAACTCACAAAGCAGGTGGTGGAAATGTCAAG ATCTTTGATGAGAAGGTTGACTTTAGAACTCGGGCCAACAGCCGAGTTGGTTCGCTGGATAATGCCCACCACTCTCCTGGGGGTGGGAACGTTCAG ATCCTCCATGACCCAGTCACATTCTCCAAATCTGCCAGTAGAGTTGGTTCCTTAGAGAATACCCATCACTCACCCCATGGGGGTAAAGTCAAG ATTCTGCATGATCCTGTTGCTTTTCCCAAGTCGTCTGTATCCAGTAAAATTGGATCCCTGGACAATGCCCAGCATTCCCCTGGAGGGGGTAACGTCAAG ATTGCGAGTTCTTCCGTGGATTTCAGCAAAAAGGCAAAAAGTAAAATAGGATCTCTGGATAATGCACACCATTCTCCTAAGGGTGGAAATGTAAAG ATTTTGAATCAGTCGTCAGACTTCTCAAAGTCGGCTAAAAGTAAAGTAGGATCTCTTGATAATGCAACACACACGCCTGGTGGAGGAAATGTGAAG ATTCTGAATCAATCCACGGACTACTCAAAGACGGTGAAAAGCAAAATAGGGTCGCTTGACAATGCAACGCATTCCCCAGGAGGAGGAAAAGTAAAG atTGAAAACAAGAAGGTAGACTTCAGCAAGAAGGTGACCTCAAAGATCGGTTCCTTGAACAATGCCACGCATAAACCAGGAGGAGGAAACgtaaagattgaaaaaaagaagttgGATTTCAAAGAGAAAGCAGCCTCAAAGATTGGCTCAAAGGATAACATCAAACACCAGGCCGGTGGTGGACAGGTCAAGATTGAGAACAAGAAACTGGACTTCAAGGAGAAGGCAGCATCGAAGGTTGGCTCAAAGGATAACATTGAACATAAACCAGGAGGGGGTCAAGTAAAG ATACAAGAAGAAAAACTTGAATTTAAATCGAAGGCATCAAGTAAGGTTGGTTCCCTTGACAACGCCAGTCATAAACCAGGGGGAGGTGAAGTACAG ATTCTTGATGAGAAAGTAGATTTCAGTGCAACCGCTCAAAGTAAAGTTGGTTCTCTGGACAATGCAGACCATCAGCCTACCGGGGGAGATGTCAAG ATTTTTGATGAAAAGCCTACATTCCAGCACGTCTCTCCTCGAACAGATGATGGCATTCATTAA